acataaataaataataacttcaattcttatttttatttgtatttaatgtttttaacattatatttagttttagttttatttatcttaaatttgttGTATATGTTATATAGTCTTTAAGTCAACggaatttttctctaattgtGAGCaactgataaaataaaaccgcgaACGAATCTCGATTAACAGAGATATTCAAACgttacaaaattgatttagagATTTACTTCGCccgttttttaactttatcaaaatcatttataaattaaaccagtTCGCTAATGTGTGGACAAgatcataattttataaattgtagctaataaataattgttatagTACTAATTTTCTAGTCTCATTATAAgttaaaactgattttgcACTTGATGAAGTTGGCAATTTTGTTGGGAACAAACAGGATTTTATGATATAATTAagtgaacaaattgttaaaattgtaagaTTGAAGGTGCCCTAAACTTTCTTCACCATTAGGtatgaaaatcaaatagtTGGCATTGACCTTTTGTTAAAACTTCTTCTTGTGATGAAATTATTGACCATTACCGACAGTTAAATGTCTACAAGGGTTTAAAGtacaaaattacatttttaaaattgattagattaattattgtttcttttaCCGCCCGTTTTTAGCACGGAAAACTCTATAGAttctttatatatatttacgtCAGTTTTCCTTtggtaaaattcttggaaataagtaattttattcGGCAttatgatttgaataaaacaatgGAATTAACTCAGCCAGACATTATCCTCTAATTAAACACCCCTGAAAAAGATGATTCAGCTCTCCAAAAAAGTCTCACCTTCCTCCAGATTCTTGGGGATGAGCTGCTTGGGCAAGCGCACCTGGAGGGTCCTGGACGCGAGGAATTCGGACAGCATGGTAAGCAGGTCTGAGGTCGGCTTGTTCCTCATCGTCCTCGAGGTCCTATTCTCGTCGGCGGGTGGCGCCGACAGGACGACGAAGTCGCCGAGGCTGACATCCTTGTCCAGGTTGGCGCTGAGGGCGTCGACGGCGCGGCCCTGGAGGCAGGTGACGGCCCCGGGACCATCGCAGCCCCTGACCAGGCCGACAACCGCCTCAGCGAGGCCTCCGGGGGCCTCGAAGGCCCCAGCCTGCATgaaggcggcggcggtgaaCAGCACAAGGACGGACGGGGAGTGCATTTTGCTGCGGTGCGATCGCGGCTTCTTCTGACGACACTTGCCGCGCCGCCAGCCATTTATATAAAGTGGAGGCGGCGCCTGTCTGCACAATCGAGTGCGTCGCGCTGCGCCGGCTGCAGGACAACAACGGCCTGCACCACCTGCCACCCAACACGTCCATGTGTGCTAATCGAGTTATGGTCtagtttttctaaatttcttcCATTAATCTCACTCCTCATATCGGTAATTgccattttcattatttgcctCTTGTTCAGCGGCAACAGAAATGTGCATTCTTCTGTTCTGACACACACACCGTTCATTGCTGACGGTAATAGGTTTGTATGCTCTTCTTAACTGgaattttcgtttattttacAGAGGAGCTTATTTCATCACTGTCTTTAAATTATGAACTGTCACTCcaagtttcaatattttcttcaatttaaatctcaTCTAAAATCTTCCTCAAAACTGTATCTGACAATGCGAGTATAGGTTGGCAAAAGTCATATCAATTTCCAGAATCCTATAAACGGCATTAATGTTCTTTGATATTCCTTAATTTTGTATATGAACCCCCATATATATATgactcattattttttgctccgaTCATCTccaatcagatttttttgcgagtaaataataatcatttttatatttggagcaaaacttgttaattttcataaaatatagcAAAGATCCAGCTTGCCGTCAGAGCTAGTTgagcaacaaaatatttaatcgaaCGCACAACGGTggtgaagttttatggaaataTTCTGCATTTTTGGCGTTTGATTagccagaaaaatatttacagtttCGATAGTTCAAGTTACTTTTAGCTGTtgaactattaaaaaaaaatgaaataaacatgaaaatatttttgtagacGAAACTGCCAAGCGGTTACTTTTATCCTAATTAAGATTTCGATCAACGCTCAAGGTTGGTTCTTCcatgttacaaaataatacGATGGTGAAGtccgttttattttcaccatttcatgaatttttattgataaaatccTTCATCCGACAAAATCTCAGAGGATGTATAGATCCTAATTTTAAGATCACtagcaatatattttcaatttaacgtAAACGAATGGCTTAACTCTGTCCGGTAATGAATTCAGGATGTTCAGCTAATAGTGAAAGAtctgagaggaaaataataaacaacacTCTTTCATATTGTACAGAGGCTGTTTTTGcctctttttttttttgttttttgtttttgctctttttatccctgtccgaggaccggaggaccgggaagggcgcgcactgcactagcatgaatgctgaaacccgggtcccaataacaccgcgaacggataacatgggcgcaccaggccgcacagggacccagcccactcaagggccacttgcctccgcaccgaggactgcattgaaacgctagacatttaatttgtcccgtgaagccaaatcacgcatgctggaaaggtgcaaaccagcaagtagcgagttggcgccggtgcgcctcccagcccgttgatcaatttgagcatttggagtcactaaactaaccactttttgccatttctgacattgggtagccagtattagatctccgaactgctcaaatacctctcattgctttgacactcctgagagtaccttaacaatgcgagccaacgggctcaatcagcagtacttttccaacaaaattaaaaatttcaggaaataaacatcaaagtttaaaaatgtttcatgtGGTGCAACAGCCACTTAAGGTTATTACAAGTtaagcataattttattattttataattatatttattaatttggtgcttatatatattgattttaaagcaaaatattttcattgactGAATTTTACAGCTCTCTCTAAACATAAAAGCTGCTAGCAAGAAACCAGAATCTTATCCATCTCATTTATTAAGCAAAAAGTATATGCTCTTCAATTGACGACGAAAAGAAGGCTGGAGAGTCGAGGTTGAGTTAGCGCGTTCGCGTGTTGTTTATTCCACACTTGATTTTACTGTCAGCTGCGGTCTAGTCCATTCTTCCGGCCGCCGAGCCATTCcgtaatgaaataataataatttccattatttgctGCGCGCTGGACCAAAAAGCAGTCGCTCGACTTTTTGCGCGTAGCGGTAGTTTTCTTTCGTTCAGCACAAAAACGTACGGTCCTCTCGGCGCGGACAATCGGGAAATTATACACATCCGAATAATGTATATGCGTGCAGAAAAAAGAGGAACGAAACGAAACGGACACCAAAAAATCGCCGCTGACACAGTggcacataaaaaattattgcatgtctcgtattaaaaaataatcagaaatgtgacatttttaaacttttcacaaaaaatttattttttattttccagagaGTTTTGCTGCTATCTGGATaccaaaataacaaaaataaaacttttatgacaattaaaaatatatagatcTTATTTGGatactatcaattttttttaattattcattttctaGATTTTCTAGTTGCTGAGAGTTAGTTATCCAAGAAAATACGTGGATGTCCCACAtgcaataaaaacatttaaggTGGGTGCTGCTGTGTTATTATCCACGTGACCGTGTGCATGAAATATCATCACTTTGCATACTACATTTATTTGCATACTTCCGGCGAGAAAAACGAGGCTTTTCATAGTCGTGCGATACATATTGTTGTGATGCACGTTCTCGTTAGTCATTGTTCACAGATGCACACATAAGTAAAAAGAGAGCTAGCGCAAGCAAGAAAGCACATGTAGGCGTTGATTAGTTCTGCTTCTTTGACAaccgatttattttcatatcagGCCAGCGGTGCCAACAGGTGCTAGGAAAAAATCTAGGCAATACTTTTTGCTCCGGAAAGCAACGCCTGTAGGAGCTGTTTGTTGACGACTTACTTTTGAATGTTCAATGAATTTAATCGTGCTTAGAATATTaggtgataatttttatgttttaatggGGTCACTTGATCGGtgatagaaatatttaaaatacgaaATGGTATCAGTGCAGTATATGTTTTATtgcttaatttcaaattaatacatgtattttgtattttacttgctttattagttaatttaatttcaacactACACTAGTAAGAGTCGGTTTATAGCTCTTGCATTGAAGCTTGGTTatcattatgaaattttaatacatcTTCTGTGCCGGCTATAGATTGAACAAACaaatgtttcattaaaaaaaatcctggagactattttcataaataaacttattttggcgtttaaatatttaaggtaAAACGGTTTGGATTGCGCttataactaaaaaaacacttttctcgtaacaaaaaataaaaaaatttcacaaatgtAATGCACatttaaatagttattttCCCCTCTTCTAGTTGGTATAAGCTGAGTAGTAAGTGACTTGAGGGTTGTCGTTAGTCTTGAACGACCAACTATCGTTGCTCTTTTCCTCCACTGCGTGAACGGATGACTCATATTCCGTGTCATTTTGCAGAAATGGACTACTCTGCGTTGACTTCATTAATTCCACGTCCTCATGTGAAATCGTCCTGTATGGCTCCGCTGTTGGTTGCTCATACCACCAATACTGCGCCTGAAGTAAAACCATAATagatttattgttattattacatTAGAAATATATCATCAAAAGGTAACAGATAAAgatgtaaaaaatgtattaaaaataggTCTTTTCtaaagagcaatttttactatttgcgtaaatttaatgattagaCACCTATAGAAAGtctcataataatttattaaaaatgttactaAGACCAATTTAAAGTAGACACAGTAAacaaacgaataaaaattgaggcaatgaaattaacaaatgAAACGAACCAAGGGGGGTTGTGGTTTGAGAGGTGATACAAGGTCGATTTTGGGCGATGCGGTGGGCAGGGAGACGGCCGAGGAGAAGAGGAAGTAGAAGAAGAGCAGGCCTGCCAGGGCACTCTCGAGAAGGCCGACCAGGACAAATAAAGTGGGCCAAAGGACGGCCACCTTAGCGCCCAACAGCGCAGGCACCACCTGACGGAGCACAAATGTGCGCCAAACTCGCTTCAGAGGCCACAGCAGCAGGTTGAAGAATCGACCTGAGCACAAAATTATCATGTATTGTTcagatattcaattttaatgaattatatcTAGAcaagatgatttaaaatataacaagcACATATGGATTTTGAATAGcagctcaaatttatttttatgagccGGAAAACATGCCACTATAGCTGACTTTCATTGATTTTCAgatgagattttaatttatttctttaaagtTGATAACAGCCATACTGCCTACATTGGTTCATTATAGTTTGATTCTTTTACGTTGAGCCTTGTACTGTAGAGAGCTTATCATGTACTGCAACATAaacattttgctatttaatcGATGTGAAttatttcagtaattttttctaGTGGATGTTTCTTGCTAGAGTGCGGCAATATttagctttaattaaatccttATATTTTACTGGTAAAATAATGTGAGATCATTGAGGTTGTCGCTCTCAACTAATTTTCAGCGCACCTTATattgtcttaaattttttgtatcccGTGaagttaattgttttttaaatatactaaTAGCGCCAAATGTTCAATTCTTTGATTGAGAAATGAGAACATACCACGTTGTATATGTGTATTTCTAGATATTTTATCGTGACAATTAAGTGtcttttttctaagcttcatTGATTTTGTAGCTTGCTGTCACTgttttaaaaagtcaaaattatttttaaaatttaatgtgaaTGTTTTGTGATCACAAACCCACAGTTGTAGCAGATGAATTAAATGTGACGGAGGAGATCGACTATAAGTGCGCTATATCCAGCACGATCCCTCTCAGATTACACAGAGTCAGTTTTGTACACGAATTTATCCAGAATTTCTTCTTTTGGCCTTGTCAGAGgcatattctaaaaaatagagagcaaaaagcaaaattaaacagctcTATTGTATCAAACTTAAAAGGTGTTACCTGCTGAAAGTTCGCAATCGAATGGTTCCATTTCCACACATTCCCATTTATATTCACAACAGCATCAGACATTGTTCACTAACTTtggcttgatttttaattaagcagcAACAAAATGCGATATGTATTGTTTTCGCAATAGATTTTCAGGCCAaactcaggttcaggtggaTTATTGTGATTTGACACATTGTTGCCAACGTAACAATGACTCGTATCTGACAAAGCCAACAACCTACGCTCTACCCtgtgattttttacaaatatttaaaaatcgaattttgttatttttacttatttctGCTCCCCTTTATGCAAcagttttaatgttttattttgctgcttATTTAATAAAGTACGATCTCGTGGAATAAAAACCTAATTAAAGGGTGATgaatactaaaaatatattccactATGCACGCTCAATTCGTTTATGGTATTTATGATGAAAACTTTCACCTCTAGTGTGgtcattgaaatttgaataaactaGCAAATACGTAAAATAAATACCTTTGCTTTCTGCAACTTCATATTTGCtggaaataaatcttttcgTGAGATGGTTGGCAGGCGGTAATTTCATCATGAAACTGTCCAAATTGGCACAATCGATGCTGATAGCGGCTGCCGCAGCCACAGCAAACAACAGCCAGGTTTTCATTTTAGCTCTGTTCTTGTCTCAATATTGTGATCTACTGGCCAGcgtttttttatagaaattagACATTTTGCACTATCTTACAAAAGAGAACGGAGGAGGGGAAACACTCAAATATAGTAGTTAGTTCAGGTCACAGAGCTCATTAATTGACCCTTGATGTCGACTTGACCTCTCTGTGACAATTTGCCGACCGTGAAAATTATGTGCACTCCTTTTAACTGTATAATACTTCTAGCATAGGGATTCTTTGACAATAAatgtgcttttatttttatttcatattaattttaaatttcttttcatcatttaaacttatgaaatatatattttcacaaaagaaaTTCCTAGACAGATCgaggattattttttattttagaaagatGCAAtttcgatggttttggacatTTACAACAGTTTGCATAAAATGAGGCGGTCTTAAAATTGCGTGATTGCAATGATTGTTTCGACTTTCCCCGATCCCATATCGATTAAAagctttgctaattttttaaaactgataaatttttaaatcattatagCAGAGTGCTTTTTTAtgtgattataaatttattttcaattaatcacGGATACAGTATTGACATAGTAAATTGGAATCGTACCCTTCACACTGTACTTTAAACTTCTCTGTGAGCAAATCGTAGCAGTACTGCGGGTCTCCATTTTCCTCTTTCCATTTCTTCAGCAGTTTGAGCCAGCAGAACTTGACAACCTTGTTTTCCAGCTGTGAACCACAGATTTTATCCAAAGATAAGCTTGGCCTTTTAGTTGTAGTGGATGTTGTCGTTGAAGGACATCCTCCGATTCTCTGGCAAGTTTGACAAATTCTATAGAAGCTCGAGAACAGATTGATCTCGTCGCAACGAACGTGCCACACGTTGAACACCGAGGTGAAGCACTCAGTGCAGCTCAATGTTGAGTTATTCCAAAAAGACATCCATTtcaaaaagcaatatttttctccatATAATTTCTTATCGAGATCAGTGCATGTGTAGAAATTAGAATAGGAACCACGAGTTGTAGTAGGGGAGGTTGTGGTCGTCGAACTTGAAGTCGTTGATGAGCTTGTGGAGGAGCTCGTTGAGGAACTGGTTGAAGTACTAGTCGATGTGCTTGTGGAAGTACTCGTCGACGTACTAGTTGATGTGCTGGTGGAAGTGCTAGTAGAAGTAGTTGGCGTGCTGGTGGTTGTTGACGTGCTTGTGGAGGTGCTTGTTGTTGGCGTAGACGTTGTTGAAGTGCTAGTGGAAGTGCTTGTGGAGGTACTTGTTGTTGGTGTAGACGTTGTTGACGTGCTGGTAGAAGTACTCGTTGACGTGCTGGTGGAAGTACTCGTCGACGTACTAGTTGATGTGCTGGTGGAAGTGCTAGTAGAAGTAGTTGGCGTGCTGGTGGTTGTTGATGTGCTGGTTGAAGTGCTTGTTGTTGGCGTAGACGTTGTTGACGTGCTAGTGGAAGTGCTTGTGGAGGTACTTGTTGTTGGTGTAGACGTTGTTGACGTGCTGGTAGAAGTACTCGTTGACGTGCTGGTAGAAGTACTCGTTGACGGGCTGGTAGAAGTACTCGTTGACGTGCTGGTAGAAGTACTCGTTGACGTGCTGGTAGAAGTACTCGTTGACGTGCTGGTAGAAGTACTCGTTGACGTGCTGGTAGAAGTACTCGTTGACGTGCTAGTTGATGtggctccagcagcagcagcagcaaagactTCAAGCGTTGAAGTTCTACAGGAGCCTTGCTTTGTTGTTTGGCTGTCTTGACAACCAGAGAATTGTGCTAGATATAAATAGGAATAAAGATTAGAAATACAACATTATAACCatctctttatttcaaatagcaccgttattttttaatttcttttacacatatgtaataaatatcaagtaaatgtaattgcaatttttcagcgTCTACAAGATTCAGTATTTTTGCGCAAAATATATCACACGATGATAAagatattaattcattttttcactcTTGTAGGCTGTTCTATTCAATAATGGCAAACCCCTGCACGTCACGGAGTGGATTAAAGAGATATTTTGCTCTCTTACAAAtcgaaatacatatttaatatgtataacgcacgat
The nucleotide sequence above comes from Cloeon dipterum chromosome X, ieCloDipt1.1, whole genome shotgun sequence. Encoded proteins:
- the LOC135946962 gene encoding uncharacterized protein LOC135946962, which produces MHSPSVLVLFTAAAFMQAGAFEAPGGLAEAVVGLVRGCDGPGAVTCLQGRAVDALSANLDKDVSLGDFVVLSAPPADENRTSRTMRNKPTSDLLTMLSEFLASRTLQVRLPKQLIPKNLEEARGKLKKMGGTLLAGLMMMKGTLGALAFGALAMIAGKALLLSVMALTLALISALKKVSHGHSDHRRSGRRADDQDDGSEWVGAATVATDNKAAVAASAHYMAYRNQQPYQYKS
- the LOC135945701 gene encoding uncharacterized protein LOC135945701, with amino-acid sequence MEPFDCELSAGRFFNLLLWPLKRVWRTFVLRQVVPALLGAKVAVLWPTLFVLVGLLESALAGLLFFYFLFSSAVSLPTASPKIDLVSPLKPQPPLAQYWWYEQPTAEPYRTISHEDVELMKSTQSSPFLQNDTEYESSVHAVEEKSNDSWSFKTNDNPQVTYYSAYTN